A genome region from Myxococcota bacterium includes the following:
- a CDS encoding methyltransferase domain-containing protein, which produces MLQLDKNGVWVGKEDLSISYPDSSNDECLKIEDLSFWFRHRNEVISSVIRQFPFENGFADIGGGNGYQLQQIARSFPERDSFLIEPGYQGCLNARSRGISNVYNMFFQNFDFSANRVGGIGLFDVIEHVDDDVQFMTQLRNHIPRGAYVYFTVPAYQFLWSDVDSAAGHFRRHTTKTMKKLAKQAGFNWLWSSYFFSYAILPLFLLRSMPYHFGRRRPVIEVTRSESENHQAGLIAQRVLNGINAAELLFINRGLKIPVGSSLIGVLQS; this is translated from the coding sequence ATGTTGCAGCTTGATAAAAATGGCGTGTGGGTGGGAAAGGAAGATCTTAGCATTTCATATCCGGATAGTAGCAATGACGAATGTCTGAAAATAGAGGACCTAAGCTTTTGGTTTCGGCATCGAAATGAGGTCATTTCAAGCGTGATTAGGCAATTTCCCTTTGAAAATGGTTTTGCCGACATTGGTGGCGGAAATGGCTACCAACTCCAACAGATAGCCAGGTCCTTCCCAGAGCGAGATTCATTTTTAATCGAGCCAGGATATCAGGGCTGCCTCAATGCCCGGAGCCGGGGCATTTCAAATGTGTATAATATGTTTTTTCAGAACTTTGATTTTTCTGCGAACCGAGTTGGTGGCATCGGATTGTTTGATGTGATCGAGCATGTTGACGATGACGTCCAATTCATGACTCAGTTAAGAAACCACATTCCCCGTGGCGCATATGTTTACTTCACAGTGCCTGCTTATCAATTCCTTTGGTCTGATGTTGACTCGGCGGCTGGCCATTTCAGGCGCCACACGACTAAGACCATGAAGAAGTTAGCAAAACAAGCTGGATTTAATTGGCTTTGGTCCAGCTACTTTTTTTCTTATGCTATTTTGCCACTATTTCTTTTGAGATCTATGCCCTACCATTTTGGTAGAAGACGCCCTGTTATTGAGGTCACTCGGTCCGAGTCAGAAAATCATCAGGCAGGTTTAATTGCGCAGAGAGTGCTCAACGGTATCAATGCCGCAGAATTATTATTTATCAACCGAGGCCTCAAAATTCCTGTAGGAAGCAGTTTGATTGGTGTACTGCAAAGCTAG
- a CDS encoding tetratricopeptide repeat protein produces the protein MQTSLALKQKIRDAFERVEEEQTILFFMLSDWVYILLIPESYHYSEHETKQIAKEIQQNILPGKHPSNRFQILTWQEIIHQNQHLHPAYSGWRATHSTQVIFFAKEDSLGPASESLWLGQEIETTVKSHKAKVNQRLKLLQSLKNILPTGISWEPALESALFSRRMISEWSEPLREVDWQYLGKPVQISLRSLGFQKAWPGALIQQHRKSVWAVECAFEDSLRPIVGDSAQLFEHYWRESKRQMGVRKFDCVVYLHEDRDLFAAVLVGDQIASIAAFPELVVGAIKPFRPDIDQVRVVSFCEDSILIVDPKTPESLIKDLKHKADILVHDQSADGVDALEYDALLELPEHPCGNFAWRDIPGPYFDLVEAAGEAKSALPPGRSEYLRGLSYELIQNWPKAVEMFRVAYRYNFGDGDINHALGRALIETGQFEEAISFLEKAMRLLPDDPDIANGLGIAHLECGHQDVAIIALEKAVALSPDDAQFLSNLGRCYFSSKRFKEAESVLQKALTFSPNFSEAHATLAQIRWRLGDLPTARKHARKAFAANPGSQYTQDLLWALTVDER, from the coding sequence ATGCAAACTTCTTTGGCTTTAAAGCAAAAAATTAGAGACGCTTTTGAGCGAGTCGAAGAAGAACAAACAATTCTATTTTTCATGCTCAGCGACTGGGTTTATATTTTATTAATTCCAGAGAGCTATCATTATTCGGAGCATGAAACCAAACAGATTGCCAAAGAAATTCAGCAAAATATTCTGCCAGGAAAGCATCCGAGCAATCGGTTTCAAATCCTAACCTGGCAGGAAATTATTCACCAGAACCAACATCTGCATCCGGCTTATTCGGGGTGGCGTGCAACGCATAGCACGCAAGTTATTTTCTTTGCCAAAGAAGATTCCTTAGGACCTGCCTCCGAAAGCCTTTGGCTTGGTCAAGAAATTGAGACCACTGTCAAAAGCCATAAAGCAAAAGTAAACCAACGGCTCAAACTGCTGCAGTCTTTGAAAAACATTTTACCAACCGGGATTTCCTGGGAGCCTGCACTCGAATCTGCACTCTTTTCGCGCCGAATGATTTCCGAATGGTCCGAGCCTTTAAGAGAAGTCGATTGGCAGTATTTAGGCAAACCCGTTCAAATTTCGCTGCGCTCATTAGGATTTCAAAAAGCCTGGCCTGGCGCGTTAATTCAGCAGCATCGCAAATCCGTTTGGGCAGTAGAATGCGCTTTTGAAGATTCTCTACGGCCCATCGTTGGGGATTCTGCTCAACTGTTCGAACACTATTGGCGCGAATCTAAACGCCAAATGGGCGTTCGGAAATTTGACTGCGTCGTCTATCTGCACGAAGACAGGGACTTATTCGCTGCCGTCTTGGTTGGCGATCAAATCGCTAGTATTGCAGCGTTTCCGGAACTCGTGGTAGGCGCGATTAAGCCATTTAGGCCGGACATTGACCAAGTGCGAGTTGTGAGCTTCTGCGAAGATTCGATTTTGATTGTGGACCCCAAGACACCCGAAAGTTTAATCAAAGATCTTAAGCATAAAGCAGATATTCTCGTACACGACCAATCTGCCGATGGTGTCGATGCTTTAGAATATGATGCACTCCTAGAATTGCCCGAACACCCGTGCGGCAACTTTGCCTGGCGGGATATCCCAGGCCCATATTTCGATCTAGTTGAAGCAGCCGGCGAAGCCAAATCGGCGCTACCACCTGGCCGCTCCGAGTATTTGCGCGGCCTGTCCTACGAGCTCATCCAAAATTGGCCTAAGGCTGTCGAAATGTTCCGTGTGGCGTATCGCTATAACTTTGGTGACGGCGATATTAACCATGCTCTAGGCAGAGCGCTCATCGAAACCGGCCAGTTCGAAGAAGCCATCTCTTTTTTGGAAAAAGCGATGCGGCTCTTGCCCGACGACCCAGACATCGCCAACGGACTGGGTATCGCCCACCTGGAATGCGGTCATCAAGATGTCGCCATCATCGCTCTAGAAAAAGCCGTGGCTCTGTCGCCAGATGACGCACAGTTTCTATCGAATCTCGGCCGTTGTTATTTCTCAAGCAAGCGCTTTAAAGAAGCGGAGTCCGTCCTGCAAAAAGCGCTCACTTTCTCACCTAATTTCTCCGAAGCGCACGCGACTTTAGCTCAGATACGCTGGCGACTCGGCGATTTACCAACCGCCAGGAAGCATGCTCGGAAAGCCTTCGCCGCTAACCCGGGGAGTCAATATACTCAAGATCTTCTCTGGGCATTGACCGTTGACGAACGCTAA
- a CDS encoding EamA family transporter, whose translation MAPRFFLLSAIFLWATAFVGIRVALTDFSPGALALFRFLVAGICLVPPYLRVKNKSRIGLRELGLLVLIGPIGMGCYSVLLNQSELQITAGIASLVVSLTPVLSSLMAITWLKEKPSTGMFLGILLSCLGLLLIAFENITDFEYNWAIFLVVLAVVCGAIQSVSQKVLLKNWTALELVSFAMWLTLLALTPYTLDLVHEIHTASYFTIIACIYLGIVPAFLAQWLWSHGLSKVPLIHANSYLFTMPLITALIGWLALGEKPGLFGVLGGLVALLGAFVSVRQRSMPREDLEYIDSPG comes from the coding sequence ATGGCACCTCGATTCTTTCTACTGTCTGCAATTTTTCTCTGGGCAACGGCCTTTGTGGGCATCAGAGTTGCGTTGACGGATTTTTCTCCGGGCGCCCTTGCTCTATTTCGCTTTTTGGTTGCGGGTATTTGCCTGGTGCCGCCTTATTTGCGGGTTAAGAACAAATCTCGCATCGGGCTGCGGGAGTTGGGTTTGTTGGTTTTAATCGGGCCAATTGGCATGGGCTGTTACAGCGTTCTGCTCAATCAAAGTGAACTACAAATAACTGCAGGGATTGCTAGTCTGGTGGTCTCGTTGACGCCGGTTCTCTCGAGTTTAATGGCTATCACTTGGCTTAAAGAAAAACCTTCCACAGGTATGTTTTTGGGAATCTTACTGAGCTGTCTAGGTCTACTGCTTATCGCTTTTGAAAATATCACAGACTTCGAATATAACTGGGCCATTTTCTTGGTTGTCCTGGCTGTGGTTTGTGGGGCAATTCAGTCGGTTTCCCAAAAGGTGCTGCTGAAGAACTGGACGGCACTGGAGCTGGTGAGTTTTGCGATGTGGTTAACGTTGTTGGCACTTACGCCTTATACGTTGGACCTTGTGCACGAGATTCACACGGCTTCTTATTTTACAATTATTGCGTGTATCTATTTAGGGATCGTGCCAGCTTTTTTAGCGCAGTGGCTTTGGAGTCATGGGTTGTCTAAAGTGCCGTTGATACATGCCAATAGTTACTTGTTCACCATGCCGTTAATCACTGCGCTGATTGGTTGGTTGGCTTTGGGTGAAAAGCCTGGGCTATTTGGGGTACTTGGGGGCCTAGTGGCGCTTTTGGGTGCTTTTGTTAGCGTTCGTCAACGGTCAATGCCCAGAGAAGATCTTGAGTATATTGACTCCCCGGGTTAG
- the rfbB gene encoding dTDP-glucose 4,6-dehydratase, producing the protein MSSVLLVSGAAGFIGSFFVEVAIAAGYRVIILDSLTYAGKLENLEAVLASTQAELVIGNICNGELVTRLLTTNNIDALINFAAESHVDRSIENSAQFIQTNIIGTYTLLEAALTHFQSNPNFRFIQISTDEVYGELGPTGKFNEETPERPNSPYSASKAAGDMLANAWFHTYGLPVITTHCSNNYGPRQDSEKLIPHLVRCALEGKNLPVYGDGTHVRDWIHVEDHCDGIMLALEKGAPGQNYCFGGDAERTSLQIAEFVCDTMGVDKSRIEFIADRRGHDRRYAIDDSKAQRELGFKRKHEFEQSLKETIHWYVEQYNSVLVP; encoded by the coding sequence ATGAGCTCCGTCCTTCTGGTCTCAGGCGCAGCTGGTTTTATCGGCAGCTTTTTTGTGGAAGTGGCTATCGCTGCCGGCTATCGCGTTATCATACTAGATAGCCTTACCTATGCTGGCAAACTCGAAAATCTGGAGGCAGTTCTCGCGTCCACCCAAGCAGAGTTAGTAATCGGCAATATTTGCAATGGCGAGCTGGTGACAAGGCTTTTGACCACCAACAATATAGATGCCCTCATTAATTTCGCTGCCGAATCCCATGTAGATCGCTCCATTGAAAACTCCGCTCAGTTCATCCAAACCAACATCATCGGTACCTATACCCTCTTAGAAGCTGCTCTTACTCATTTCCAAAGCAATCCCAACTTCCGCTTCATCCAAATATCTACCGACGAAGTCTACGGCGAACTGGGCCCAACTGGTAAATTTAACGAAGAAACCCCCGAAAGGCCAAACTCGCCCTACTCCGCCTCGAAAGCCGCAGGCGATATGCTCGCGAACGCGTGGTTCCACACCTATGGCCTGCCAGTTATCACCACGCATTGCTCCAATAACTACGGCCCAAGGCAGGACTCCGAAAAGCTTATACCGCATTTGGTACGCTGCGCCCTGGAAGGTAAGAATCTACCTGTCTATGGCGATGGCACGCATGTGCGAGATTGGATTCATGTAGAAGACCATTGCGATGGGATTATGTTGGCTTTGGAAAAAGGCGCTCCTGGCCAAAACTATTGCTTCGGCGGCGATGCTGAACGAACCAGCCTACAAATTGCGGAGTTTGTCTGTGATACCATGGGCGTCGATAAGAGCCGCATTGAGTTCATTGCCGACCGCCGGGGGCATGATAGACGTTATGCCATTGATGATTCCAAAGCTCAGCGTGAACTAGGGTTTAAACGCAAGCACGAGTTCGAGCAAAGCCTAAAAGAAACCATCCACTGGTATGTAGAGCAATACAATTCGGTCCTTGTGCCTTAA
- a CDS encoding EamA family transporter has product MDPYFGALLLSNILSLGGSYVMKCASLKGQSFFSPMVFSSISLLGVSYIVYYWCLQKIPLSFAQPFSAAFVIGGITFVSWYFLAEKISLFGLAGLFLILIGIILINI; this is encoded by the coding sequence ATGGATCCGTATTTTGGCGCGCTTTTACTTTCTAACATACTCAGTTTAGGTGGAAGCTACGTCATGAAATGCGCGAGCTTAAAAGGGCAGAGCTTCTTTTCCCCCATGGTCTTTAGCAGCATCAGCCTGCTTGGTGTATCCTATATCGTTTATTACTGGTGTCTGCAAAAAATCCCCTTAAGCTTCGCTCAACCATTTTCAGCAGCCTTCGTCATCGGCGGTATCACCTTTGTCAGCTGGTATTTTCTAGCGGAAAAAATTAGTCTGTTCGGCCTGGCCGGCCTTTTCCTAATATTAATCGGCATCATCTTGATTAACATTTAA
- the ffh gene encoding signal recognition particle protein, with protein sequence MLDTLSKGFRNARNFLNGQAVLTESNINTALSEVRDSLLEADVNIDVIEQFLAAVKEKSLGKEVTTAFQKRKVSPAQHFIKICQDELVNLMGPESTSVELSKPIGSIMMVGLQGAGKTTTTAKLAAYFKKKSRKPLLVAADIYRPAAVRQLEILGAEMSVPVYADAALAPPQLCANAFARARELGCDLVIFDTAGRLAIDDTLMRELESIKNLAKPDQILLVVDAMIGQDSVTTAFEFNRRLEIDGFILTKLDGDARGGAALSIKAITKKPIKFLGTGEKAANLEEFRPEGLASRILGMGDIASLVQDFEEHVDKVQAEKDAERMLKGQFSLQDFLNQIRMLRKMGPLAGLMEKLPGMGQMGAQIKAADGEGQMRKIESMILSMTPRERKQPEVIAKFKSRRKRIALGSGRTEVEVDALLKQFQMMKDMMGNLGKMPGLNPAMGMRSMAPSPGFSMPKPSPDRKDKRRREKLARKKNKKR encoded by the coding sequence ATGCTTGATACGTTATCTAAAGGTTTTCGAAATGCCAGAAATTTTCTAAATGGGCAAGCTGTCCTGACAGAAAGTAATATCAACACGGCGCTAAGTGAAGTTCGAGATTCTCTTTTGGAAGCAGACGTCAATATTGATGTCATCGAACAATTTTTGGCTGCGGTGAAAGAGAAGTCTCTAGGCAAAGAAGTCACCACCGCTTTTCAAAAGCGCAAAGTCAGCCCCGCTCAGCATTTTATTAAAATTTGCCAAGATGAACTGGTAAATTTGATGGGCCCCGAAAGCACCAGCGTGGAGCTGTCCAAACCTATTGGCAGCATCATGATGGTTGGTCTTCAAGGTGCAGGAAAAACAACTACCACTGCCAAGTTGGCTGCCTATTTTAAAAAGAAATCGCGCAAACCGTTGTTGGTGGCTGCAGACATTTATCGGCCCGCCGCTGTCAGACAGCTTGAGATTTTGGGCGCCGAGATGAGTGTGCCAGTGTATGCCGATGCCGCGCTGGCGCCCCCGCAATTATGCGCAAACGCCTTTGCAAGGGCGCGTGAGCTGGGCTGCGATCTGGTCATATTCGATACCGCAGGTCGCTTGGCCATAGATGACACGTTGATGCGTGAGCTTGAATCTATTAAAAATCTGGCGAAGCCGGATCAGATCTTGCTGGTTGTCGATGCCATGATTGGTCAAGATTCGGTGACCACGGCATTTGAATTTAACCGCCGCCTGGAAATTGACGGCTTTATTCTCACCAAGTTGGACGGTGATGCACGCGGCGGCGCGGCCTTGTCCATTAAGGCCATCACCAAAAAGCCGATTAAGTTTTTAGGAACCGGCGAAAAGGCCGCTAATTTAGAAGAGTTCAGACCTGAAGGCTTGGCCAGTCGGATCCTAGGCATGGGCGATATCGCGTCTTTGGTGCAGGATTTTGAAGAGCATGTAGATAAAGTCCAAGCTGAAAAAGATGCCGAACGCATGCTCAAAGGCCAATTTTCACTGCAAGATTTTCTAAATCAAATCCGAATGCTGCGCAAAATGGGACCATTGGCCGGCCTAATGGAAAAGCTGCCTGGGATGGGTCAAATGGGCGCTCAAATTAAAGCGGCCGATGGGGAAGGGCAGATGCGCAAGATTGAATCCATGATTCTGTCCATGACCCCTCGAGAACGCAAGCAACCGGAAGTCATTGCTAAGTTTAAATCCCGCCGAAAGCGGATTGCACTTGGATCCGGGCGAACCGAAGTAGAGGTAGACGCGCTTTTGAAACAGTTTCAGATGATGAAAGATATGATGGGCAATTTAGGCAAAATGCCAGGCTTGAATCCTGCGATGGGTATGCGTAGTATGGCACCAAGCCCAGGTTTTTCGATGCCAAAACCATCACCAGACCGAAAGGATAAAAGAAGGAGAGAAAAGCTAGCCCGTAAGAAAAATAAAAAACGGTAA
- the rfbA gene encoding glucose-1-phosphate thymidylyltransferase RfbA yields the protein MGWKGIILAGGQGTRLHPLTQVISKHLLPVYDKPMIYYPLSVLMLADIRDILIISTERDLPSYQQLLGSGAHVGLNITYATQDRPEGIAQAFLIGAEFIGQDSVSLILGDNIFFGQGISDHLKRARNRTKGATVFAYQVNNPTAFGVVQLDKAGKAISIEEKPAQPKSDLAVTGLYFYDSQVVQIARSLKASPRGELEISDLNRVYLQQNELYVEMLGRGFAWLDSGTHDSLLDASNFVATLERRQAFKMACLEEIAWRRGWLTDEDILKRAEELGPKNEYANYLTKLLLI from the coding sequence ATGGGTTGGAAAGGCATCATCTTAGCAGGCGGGCAGGGAACCAGGCTGCATCCACTCACCCAGGTGATCTCAAAACATTTGTTGCCTGTTTACGACAAACCCATGATTTACTATCCGCTGTCAGTCTTAATGCTGGCGGATATCCGAGATATTCTGATTATCTCAACGGAACGTGATTTGCCCTCGTACCAACAGTTATTAGGCTCAGGGGCTCACGTAGGCCTAAATATCACCTACGCAACGCAAGACCGCCCCGAAGGCATTGCTCAAGCCTTCTTAATCGGCGCCGAGTTTATTGGCCAAGACAGCGTGAGTTTGATCCTAGGCGACAATATATTCTTCGGCCAAGGCATATCCGACCATCTTAAACGCGCCAGAAACCGGACCAAAGGCGCCACCGTCTTTGCCTATCAAGTCAACAATCCCACCGCGTTCGGCGTCGTGCAGCTGGATAAAGCCGGCAAAGCGATTTCTATAGAAGAAAAGCCTGCACAACCCAAATCCGATTTGGCTGTGACAGGCTTGTATTTTTACGACTCACAAGTGGTTCAAATAGCGCGCAGCCTAAAAGCCTCACCCAGAGGCGAACTGGAAATCAGCGATCTAAACCGCGTCTATCTACAACAAAACGAACTCTATGTAGAAATGCTAGGCAGAGGCTTCGCTTGGCTGGATTCTGGCACGCATGACAGCCTGTTGGATGCCAGCAACTTCGTAGCAACTTTAGAGCGCAGACAAGCATTCAAGATGGCCTGCCTGGAAGAAATCGCCTGGCGAAGAGGCTGGCTGACGGATGAAGACATTCTCAAACGCGCCGAAGAGTTAGGCCCTAAAAACGAATACGCCAACTATTTGACAAAATTATTGCTGATTTAA
- a CDS encoding integration host factor subunit beta has product MLKSELIERLGDESKGISGEDIETVVKTIFDTMSEALCQHHRIEIRGFGSFSAKKRRSRNAHNPKTGVKVTVPEKWVPFFVPGKELRERANNA; this is encoded by the coding sequence ATGCTGAAGAGTGAATTGATCGAACGATTAGGAGATGAATCAAAAGGCATCTCCGGAGAAGACATAGAAACCGTGGTCAAAACTATTTTTGACACCATGAGTGAAGCTTTATGCCAGCATCACCGTATTGAAATACGAGGTTTCGGATCTTTTTCCGCTAAAAAACGCCGTTCCAGAAACGCACATAACCCTAAGACGGGCGTCAAAGTAACGGTGCCAGAAAAATGGGTGCCCTTCTTTGTGCCCGGTAAAGAGCTCCGCGAGCGCGCCAACAATGCCTAG